In Streptomyces sp. NBC_01381, a genomic segment contains:
- a CDS encoding SsgA family sporulation/cell division regulator, with amino-acid sequence MSAVEQYARAHIVTDSADGHRAVPAILHYDPEADPQAMRIDLPGGHAWTFERRLVEEGLLAPVTDGDVRVWPCGRVQVVVEFHSREGVEVVQFDSVVLLRFLRRTYAAPPVPH; translated from the coding sequence ATGTCCGCAGTCGAGCAGTACGCACGGGCCCACATCGTCACGGACTCGGCCGACGGCCACCGCGCCGTGCCCGCCATCCTCCACTACGACCCGGAGGCCGACCCGCAGGCGATGCGGATCGACCTCCCTGGCGGCCACGCGTGGACCTTCGAGCGCCGGCTCGTCGAAGAGGGCCTGCTGGCCCCGGTCACCGACGGCGACGTACGCGTCTGGCCCTGCGGCCGGGTACAAGTGGTCGTGGAGTTCCACTCGCGGGAGGGGGTGGAGGTCGTGCAGTTCGACTCGGTGGTGCTGCTCCGCTTCCTGCGCCGCACCTACGCCGCGCCCCCCGTCCCGCACTGA